CAACGTAGCGGAACACGACCCGGCCTTCGCCCTCAAGTTCGTCCAAAGTGGACTGATCGGCCTGGTAGCCGCCCTCGCCGGACTTGAGCGGGACGAGGATCTCCGCGCCGTTGTCGTAGCGGGACGTCCACGCGGTGGCGTTGTTCTCGACCTTCAGCCACTGGTCGCGGCACACGAAGTGCAGCTTGTGGTTGCGGATGAGCGCGCCGGGCAGCAGGTGGGCCTCGCACAGGATCTGGAAGCCGTTGCAGATGCCGAGGACCGGCATGCCCTTCTTCGCCGCGTCGATCACTTCCTGCATGACCGGGGCGAACCGGGCGATCGCGCCGCAGCGCAGGTAGTCGCCGTAGGAGAACCCACCGGGCACGATGACCGCGTCGACGTTCTTCAGGTCGTGGTCGGCGTGCCAGAGCCTGACCGCCTCCCCACCCGCGTACTCGACCGCGCGGGCCGCGTCGACGTCGTCCAGCGTGCCGGGGAACGTGATGACCCCGACCCTCATGCCTCTACCCGCCTCACGACCCAGTCCTCGATCACCGGGTTGGCGAGGAAGGTCTCGGCGATCTTGGCGAGTGTGGCGTCGTCGACGTCGTCGGCGACCTCCAACTCGAAGTGCTTGCCCTGGCGGACACTGGTGATTCCGTCGAACCCGAGACGGGGCAGCGCGTTGGCCACCGCCTGTCCTTGCGGGTCGAGGATTTCGGGCTTCGGCATGACGTCGACGACGACTCGGGCCACGACAGGCTGCTCCAAGCTAGGAGGGCTGGCGGTACTCGCGGAGCCTACCTGACCTGGGTGTTCATCATC
This is a stretch of genomic DNA from Saccharothrix ecbatanensis. It encodes these proteins:
- the purQ gene encoding phosphoribosylformylglycinamidine synthase subunit PurQ; its protein translation is MRVGVITFPGTLDDVDAARAVEYAGGEAVRLWHADHDLKNVDAVIVPGGFSYGDYLRCGAIARFAPVMQEVIDAAKKGMPVLGICNGFQILCEAHLLPGALIRNHKLHFVCRDQWLKVENNATAWTSRYDNGAEILVPLKSGEGGYQADQSTLDELEGEGRVVFRYVVDQHQPGEAGGDRNRYVGENPNGSRNDIAGITSANGRIVGLMPHPEHAIDALTGPTDDGLGIFLSLVDSVVKA
- the purS gene encoding phosphoribosylformylglycinamidine synthase subunit PurS; translation: MARVVVDVMPKPEILDPQGQAVANALPRLGFDGITSVRQGKHFELEVADDVDDATLAKIAETFLANPVIEDWVVRRVEA